The Acropora palmata chromosome 10, jaAcrPala1.3, whole genome shotgun sequence genome contains a region encoding:
- the LOC141895522 gene encoding ankyrin repeat domain-containing protein 66-like — translation MTALHEAAAIGDSESLEHLLRRGEENPDGEDWDWGKRTPLHVAAAAGHEICVKILLEHGADGEMRMAGGWTPAHCAAERGSLAILQALVQKGVSVTKKDFAGETPKRVAQIYGHQDCLEFIESLENPHPEEIKSALDTRNHRKPNMHAMNLEGLSSDLKDNLTEDTRINYNEVMEQSQHSRVTFLLT, via the exons ATGACGGCCTTACACGAGGCTGCAGCTATTGGTGATTCCGAATCCCTAGAGCACCTGCTACGGCGAGGGGAGGAAAATCCAGATGGAGAGGACTGGGACTGGGGAAAGAGAACACCTCTACATGTGGCAGCCGCAGCAG GTCATGAGATATGCGTTAAGATACTACTGGAACATGGAGCAGATGGTGAAATGCGCATGGCAGGAGGGTGGACACCTGCACATTGTGCTGCTGAAAGAGGTAGTCTGGCAATATTGCAGGCTCTGGTTCAGAAAGGAGTCAGTGTGACAAAAAAGGATTTTGCAGGAGAAACACCCAAACGAGTGGCTCAGATTTATGGGCACCAAGACTGTCTAGAGTTTATTGAAAG tttGGAAAATCCACACCCAGAAGAGATTAAGAGTGCATTGGATACAAGGAATCATAGAAAACCAAACATGCATGCCATGAATCTTGAAGGATTAAGTTCAGATTTGAAAGACAATCTCACGGAGGACACAAGAATAAATTACAATGAGGTCATGGAGCAAAGTCAACACTCAAGGGTTACCTTCTTGTTAAcataa